The Candidatus Amarolinea dominans DNA segment CAACCGGCGCGGCGTCAACGTGGTGGTTGACAATGTGGGGGAACCCACCTGGCTCAACAGCCTGCGCAGCCTGGGCGCCGGCGGCCGCCTGTTGACGGTGGGCGGCACGGCCGGTTACAATGCGGTCACGCCCATCAATCTCGTCTTTGCCCGTCAACTGCACATCATCGGCTCCACCATGGGCAGTCAGGCGGACTTCAACAAGGTGATGACCCTGATCTTCGCGGGTAAGATCAAGGTGGCGGTAGACGAAGTTTTCCCGTTGCAGGCGTACCCGGCGGCGCTGGCACGCATGATGACCGACCAGCACTTCGGCAAGCTCGTCGTGGAGATCGGATAAGCCGTTATGACACCGAGCAACAGACGCCATGACCGTCTGCAGATTCGCCCATCCCCTGATGAACGCAACACGCTGCAGCACCTGTACAGCACAGTTCCCTTTTGGCGGGTGGTGCGCAACTGGTTGGTCATCTACACAGCACGCTACCTGCCGTGGCTGCATGTCAAACGACGCCTGTACCAGGCCGTCGGCGTGACCATCGGCGAGGATGTATCGGTGGGACTTGCCGCGGTGTTCGATGTCTTTTTTCCCGAAGAGATCACGATCGGCGCCAATTCGATCATCGGCTACAACACGGTCATTCTGGCGCACGAGTATCTGCAGCGGGAATGGCGTAAAGGGCCGGTGGTGATCGGGCGCAATGTCGTCATTGGCGCGAACTGCACCATCCTGCCGGGGATCATCATCGGTGATGGCGCCGTGGTATCGGCCATGAGCCTGGTCAACAGGGACGTTTCACCCGGCGCCACCGTGGGCGGCGTGCCTGTTCGGGTGCTGGCTGAAGCTGAGAGCGGGGAGCGGAGAGCTGAGCTATGTTGAATGTCAATCGGCCCCTGCGACAACTTTTCGATCTATTGCAGCGCCGCGACCTGGCCTGGACGATCATCAGCCTGAACCTGATCGGTTTTATCGTGGGCACAGTCTACTGGTATGGCCCGCATTTCATGGTCGGCAAGAACGGCCTGGGCGCGCCGTCACCCCTGCTCTGGGTGTTCATCCCTGACTGCCCGCTCTTTGCGTTCCTCTTTGTGCTGGCGTACATCGGCTTACGCCGCCACAGGGACTGGAACTGGTTCTACGCCGTGACCGCCATCGGTTTGATCAAGTATGGCGTGTGGACGGTCACTTTTTGGCTTACGTACTGGAACGTGGGCGCCCCCATCACCCTGGAAGGTGTCATCATGACCGTCGCCCACCTCGGTATGATTACGCAAGGTATCTTTTTGTTGACGCAGTTCCGTGCCGAAATGCGTCATGTGTTGGTCGCCCTGGCCTGGTTTGTGCTCAGTGATTTTGTGGATTACGGCCTGGGCGAATACCCGTTCTTCTATCCAAGCGTGCCTTTATGGCTCATGCAGTGGCATACGATCAGCATGACGTGGTTGTTGTGCGCGTGGGTGGCCTTCCTGGCTGCACGCAAGGCGCCCGTGTTGCAAGCATCTGGTAGCAAATCCTAATCTCGACTGGAGGTCAGGCCAGTGACGCTCGACCCAAAGATCAAAGAACTACGTGAGTTGAAAGAGCAGGCCACGCTGGGGGGCGGCGCCGAGCGCATCGCCCGTCAGCACGAAAAAGGCCGGCTCACGGCGCGTGAGCGCCTGGAACTTCTGCTGGACAAAGGGAGCTTCCGCGAACTTGACATGTTCGTTACCCACCGCATCACTGACTTCGGCCTGGCCGATCAGCTCATCCTGGGTGATGGTGTGGTGACAGGCTACGGCACGATTGATGGACGCCTGACTTTTGTCTATTCCCAGGACTTCACCGTATTTGGCGGGTCCCTGTCGCAGGCGCATGCCGAAAAAATCTGCAAAGTGATGGATCTCGCCCTCAAGAATGGCGCACCGGTGGTGGGGCTGAACGATTCCGGCGGCGCTCGTATCCAGGAAGGGGTGGTTTCCCTGGGCGGTTACGCCGACATCTTCCTGCGTAACACCCTGGCCTCCGGCGTGCTGCCGCAGATATCGGTCATTCTCGGCCCCTGTGCCGGCGGCGCCGTCTATTCGCCAGCCATCACCGACTTCATCATCATGGTCAAGGACTCCAGCTACATGTTCGTCACCGGGCCGGAGGTGGTGAAAACCGTGACGCACGAAGATGTGACCTTCGAGACGTTGGGTGGCGCCCTGGTTCATGCCAACAAGAGCGGGGTGGCGCACTTCGTGGCCGAAGGTGAAGAAGAGGCCATGTTCCTCAGTCAGAAGCTGCTGAGATTCTTCCCGCAGAACAACCTGGAAGACCCGCCTCGGCGCACCGCCAGTGACGATCCGCTGCGCATGGATGCGGCGCTGGATCAGTTAGTGCCCGACAACCCGAACAAGCCTTATGACATGAGGGATATTCTGCAGCGCATCGTGGACGATGGCGATCTACTGGAGGTGCATGAGCACTTTGCGCGCAACATCCTGATCGGTTTCGCGCGCCTGGGCGGTCGTACCGTGGGCCTGGTTGCCAATCAACCGATGGTGCTGGCCGGCGTACTCGACATAGACGCATCCTGGAAGGCGGCGCGCTTCGTTCGTTTCTGTGACTGTTTCAACATTCCGATCGTGGTCGTTCGAGGATGTGCCCGGTTTCATGCCGGGTACGGCCCAGGAGCATGGCGGGATCATCCGCAACGGCGCCAAACTGCTCTACGCGCTGTGCGAGGCCACGGTGCCCAAGATCACGGTCATCACGCGCAAGGCATACGGCGGCGCCTACTGCGTGATGAGCAGCAAACACATTCGCGGCGACCTCAACCTGGCCTGGCCCACGGCCGAAATTGCGGTGATGGGGCCGGAGGGTGCGGTCAACATCATCTTCCGACGCCAGTTGATGGAGGCCGCGGATTCGGAGGCCGAAAAAGCGCGCCTGGTAGCGGAGTATCGCGCCAAATTTGCCAATCCCTATGTGGCGTCCAGCCGCGGTTACATTGATGATGTCATCGAGCCGCGGGAAACGCGGCCGCGGCTGATCAACGCGCTGGAGATGCTGCAAAACAAGCGCGACACGAACCCGCCGAAAAAGCACGGTAACATTCCGCTCTGAAAGTCGCCCACTCTTATGCAACTCACGATCGAACTACCTGGCTGGCAATTTGCCGCCGCTGGTTATCCTAGCCTCCGCCCTGGCTCGCTCATCACCGTCATCCCCGATGGCGGCGCCGTCACCTTCGGCGAAGAGGGTGGCCTGGGCCAGTTGCACCGTGCCGTGCAGGGCAAGCCGCGCCTGGTGGCATTGGCCCCGGGCGTCTACGCGTTAGCCGGTGTGGTCACCGCGATCACCGATTTCCAGGTGGACGATGACACCCTGCTCGAATTCGAGGTGGATTGCGGCCTGTCCGTGCGCTTTACCTGCCTGCCAGACAACAGCGAACTGCCGCTGCACGGGCTGTGGGTCAGCGGTCTGGTGGTGCTGACCGCCGTCATGGCCGAATCAGACACGCGCCTGTTGGGTCAACCTCTGACCGCCATCGTGCAGGAGATTCAACAGTGCTGCTTGCGCAGCACGGAAGAGACCTTTGGCAATCTTCAAGCGCTGGCCGAGCTGGCCCCCTTGCCGTTTGGCCCGGACCTGGTGTACGTGACCCTGCATGGTCGAGGCGGGAATCTGTGAACGAACCTGGTGCGTCAATGACCTCCGCCGAAGCCCTGGCGCAAATCGTCGAACTGCTGCGCGCGCGCGCCTACTTCACCAGCCAGGGCCTGCCGGTCGCGGCCATTGAAAAGGCGCAAGAGGCCAACAAACTGGCCGAGCAGCACGGCATGTTGGCGCAGCAGGCCAACATCTATGTCCACCTGGCTGAGGATCAGGCCTTTCTGCTGGGCAGCTACGAGGCGGCGGCGCAGAATGCGCGACACTGCCTGGAGTTGAGCGAACAGCTCCTCGGCGACAACAAGACGAAAATCGCCACGGCCTACAGTGTCATTGGCTTTTGTGCCGCCCAAGAGCATCATTACGTAGATTCAGTCTGGGCGCTGCGTGAGGCGCTGGACACGCTGGCAGAAATGCAGCAGCGCAAGCCGGTTGATCTGTCGGTACACGAACAGCGCACCTTGCTGCGCGCGTATATCAACCTGGCGAACTCGTTTGCCCTGGTTGGCGAGTACCTGCAGGCGCGTGACCTGTACCTGAAAGGTCTGGAGTTGGCGCGGGCGGTGGGCAACCAGGTGGCTCTCATCACCCTGCTTGAAAATCTGGGCCACTATGAGATCCTGCTGGGCAACTATGCGCAAGCCGAAGCGTATCTGATCGAAGGTGAAGAATTGGCGCGCACGGCCACCCATGCCGATTGGCTGGAGCGCCTGAGCTACTTCCACCAGATGCGCGCCGAAGTCTGCTTCCGCCGCAGCGAACTGCGTGAAGCCTGGCGCTACGCCAGCCAGGCGCTCGACATGCACGTGCGCCAGTTGTTCCATTTCGACCGCTCCGTGGTGGCCGACGTCAATGCCCTGATTGGCAACATCTACCTGGCCAGCGGCGCCTACCAGACCGGCCTCGATTGTCTGCAGCGCGCCGAACGCATCTACCATCACCGGGGCATGGTGGCCGAGGCCGACCGCGTCCATTTGCAGTTGGCCCTGGGGCGCATGTTGCTGGAGGGCGGCAGTTTGCTACCCACGGCACGGCCCAACTTGCTCTCGACCGAAGATGAACGTTCGTTCGTATTGCTCAGCCAGGTCATGGATCTGCTCTTCGATATGTACACCGTGGAAGAAGAGGTGGCAGATCACAGCGATCGGGTGGTGCGTTATGCGCTCCTGCTGGCGCGGCAGCTCAACTTGCCGGCTGCAGGCATAGACGCCCTGGCCTACATCGGCCCCTTGCACGACCTGGGCAAGATGCGCGTGCCGCCGGAGATTCTCAACAAGCCAGGCGCCTTGACCGAAGACGAGTTCAATCTGATGAAACGCCATCCCGAAGAGGGGGTGGAGATTCTGCTGCAGGCTGCCCTGGGCCTGAGCGATGAGGCGCTGGCCCTCCTGCGCCATCATCACGAACGTTGGGACGGCCGGGGTTATCCGGCCGGCCTCAAGGGTGAGGCCATTCCACCTGTCGCCCGTGCGCTGAGCGTGGCCGATTCATACGATGCCATGACCATGGATCGTCCCTATCGTAAAGGTATGCCGCACGGCGAGGCCATGCGTCGCCTGGCAGCCGCGTCCGGTTCACAGTTCGATCCGGCGGTTGTGGCGGCCTGGGAGGCACTGCACGAAGTGCCCGCTGACTTCAAGTATGTCGCAAGCTGGTAAAACCTGGAGCATCCGCCCCCCCGACAAACCCGGCCGGCCCTATGACCCGCTCCGGGGGCGTACACCGGTTGCTCCAACAGGAGGCAAACCATTTTATGTTCAAAAAAGTTCTGGTCGCCAATCGCGGTGAAATTGCCGTGCGCATCCTGCGCGCGTGTGAGGAGCGCGGATTGAAAACCGTCGCTGTCTATTCGGATGCCGACCGCAACGCCTTGCATGTGCGTTTCGCTGATGAGGCGTACCACATTGGCCCGGCGCCGTCGCGTGAGAGCTATCTACGCATTGACAAGCTCCTGGAAGTGGCGCACAAGGCCGGCGCCGAGGCCATTCATCCTGGCTACGGCTTTCTATCTGAAAATGCAGATTTCGCCGAAGCCTGTGAGGCTGAAGGCATCGCCTTCATCGGTCCGCCGGCCGCCGCCATCCGCGCGATGGGTGACAAGGTGGAGGCGCGGCGCAGCATGGTGGCGGCCGGGGTACCGGTGGTGCCGGGCACGCCGCACGGGTTGCGCGACGATGAAGCCCCGGGCGCCGCGGCGCAGATTGGCTTTCCCCTGCTCATCAAGGCGGCGGCCGGCGGCGGCGGCAAGGGCATGCGCGCGGTGCGCCGCGCCGAAGACCTGCTGAGTTCCCTGGATGCCGCACGCCGCGAGGCCAGGAACGCATTTGGCAACGACACCGTGTACATGGAAAAACTGGTGGAGAACGCCCGCCACATCGAGATTCAGATTCTGGCCGACCAACACGGCAACGTCATCCACCTGGGCGAACGTGAGTGCTCCATTCAGCGCCGTCACCAGAAGCTGATCGAAGAGGCGCCCTCGGTGGCGGTGAACGACGAATTACGCACGCGCATGGGGGCGATTGCCGTACGTGCCGCGCAGGCGGTCAAATACGTCAACGCCGGCACCTTCGAGTTCCTGCTCGATCACGATGGGCATTTCTATTTTCTGGAGATGAACACCCGCCTGCAGGTGGAACATCCGGTGACGGAGATGGTCACCGGCGTGGACATCGTCAAAGAGATGATTGCCATTGCCAGCGGCCGTAAGCTGCGCTGGAAGCAAGAGGACATTCGCCCGCGCGGCTGGGCCATCGAGTGCCGCGTCACCGCCGAGGACCCCTTCAACAACTTCATGCCGTCCGGCGGCCGCGTGGTCACACTGTCGGAACCAACGGGGCCAGGGGTACGCGTGGAAAGCGGCATCTACGAAGGCTTTGAGGTGTCGCTATACTACGACCCCATGATTGCCAAGTTGATTGTGTGGGGCGAGACACGACCCGAAGCGATTCTACGCATGCGCCGCGCGCTGCGTGAATATAAAATTGGCGGAATCAAGACCAGCATCCCATTCCATCAACAGATCATGGACAGCACGCGCTTCATGTGGGGGACGTTCGATACCACCTTCCTGGAGCAGCGCTTTGCCCTGCAAAGCACTGAGAAGCCGGAAAATAAAGAGATTGCCGCGATTATCGCCACGCTCCTCTTGCACGAAAGCGAACGCCGGGCCATCAGCGTCCGCCAGTCGGCCGACGCCGGCACCTCAATCTGGAAGCGTGCCAGCCGTTGGGGAGGGTTACGCGTATGAAGTATATTGCATCCGTCCAGAGTAAGGACTTCCTGGTTGAGATTGACCTGGACCACCACATCACGGTGGACGGCAAGCCGTTCGACGTTGATCTCAAGCGCATCGGCACCCTGCCGGTCTTTTCGCTGCTGCTCAACAAAGCCTCGCACGAAGTAGTGGCCGAGGAGTTGCAGGGCAACACCTACCGGATAATGATCGGCGGTGAAGTCCTGGAAGTACGGGTGGAGGATGAACGCTGGCGTCGCCTGAATCAAGCGCGTGATCTTCTCGCGGTGCAAGGCGGCGAGCTACAACTCAAGGCGCCCATCCCCGGCCTGGTGGTCAAGGTACTGGTCGCCGAAGACGAGGCCGTGCATGCCGGGCAGAGTCTTGTCATCCTGGAAGCCATGAAGATGGAAAACGACCTCAAGGCGCCGCGCGCGTCCATCATCGGCCAGGTCAAGGTCAAACCGGGCGATCGCGTGGATCAAGGGCAGGTGCTGCTGACACTGCATGGTGAGGCGTAGGGGCCTCATCGCGGCACCTTCTCAATTTGTAGGGGCGCACCCTTGCGGTCGCCCACACGGGCAGGCGCAAGGCCATGCCCCTACCCCGGATTCCCCCGGATGATTAAAAAGCGACAAACCATTTGCTACAGACCCCCGCCTATGCTATAATCTGAAACTGCGGTTGCGAGAGCATACGTCACTGGTGTTCCAGCGGTGCCCTGGCTTCACGCAAAGGGATTGCAAAAAAGGAGAGAAACTGTGTCACTGTCACGTGAAAACAAATCAGTCGTCATCCAGGAATACCACACGCACGAAACCGATACCGGTTCACCCGAAGTTCAGGTGGCCCTGCTGACCAAGCGCATCAATTCCCTGGTCGAGCATCTCAAGGCGCACGCGCATGACGAGAATTCGCGCCGCGGCCTGCTCAAACTGGTTGGCAAACGCCGTCGCCACCTTAACTATCTGAACCACATCAACAACGACCGTTACATGGCGTTGGTTGGTCGTCTCGGTTTGCGCAAGTAGGCTCACCGTTTTTACGGCGCCGCGGCAGGCGGTCTCCCGCCTCACCGTCGAAACGGATTATCACGCACCTCGGCCTGAGGAACAGGCATTGGGGAAAGCGGAGAACAGAGGTCTGTTCTCCGCTTTCCCCAGTTCCTGGCCTTTCGGTCCGACCCATAAATTTGGCGCTGGTCAATCCAGACGCCAGGCGCTGGTGTATCGCACGAGTTGATACACCTCACTGACTGCTGTTGCCCCCACCCTCCCCCACGATCAAAGGGGGACACACTCGTGCCTGTTGACCCAGGCATGAAAGGACCGAATATGATACAGAAGCATCGTTTTAGTGCCCGGCTGGGCAATCATGAGATTGCCATCGAGACCGGCACCCTGGCCCAACAGGCCGGTGGTGCAGTGACCATTCACATTGGCGACACCGTACTCCTGGCCACCGCCACCGGATCCAAAACCGTCCGTGCTGGCATTGACTTTTTCCCTTTGACCGTTGACTTCGAAGAGCGACTCTATGCCGCGGGCAAGATCCCCGGCAGCTTCTTCCGCCGTGAAGGGCGCCCCAGTGAGTCCGCCATCCTGCTCTGCCGCTTGGTAGATCGCCCGCTGCGCCCGCTCTTCCCCAAAGGTTGCCGCAACGAAGTTCAGGTCATTCTCACCGCCCTCTCCGCTGACCCAGACCACTACCTGGACACGCTGGCGATCATTGGCGCCTCAGCCGCGCTGATGATCTCCGACATTCCCTTCGGCGAGCCGGTCGGTGCTGTGCGCATCGGCTACGCAGATGGCGCATTCATCGTCAACCCCACGGCCACTGAAATGGCGAATAGCACCCTGGACTTGCGTGTCGCGGGCACCAAGGACGCCATCCTGATGGTGGAAGCCGGCGCCGACGAGATTCCTGAGGACACGATGGTGGAGGCGCTGCGCCTCGCACACGAGTCCATCCAGGATGTGATCCGTATGCAGATTGAAATGGCCGCGCAGGTGGGCAAGCCCAAGATGACGTTCAAGTCGTACCTGCCCAAATCCGAGACCGTTGAATCGGTCACTGAGCAAATCCAGAGCAAAATTGCCGAGGTGGTGACCAGTGGCATGGGTAAGAGCGAACGCAACGATGCGCTGGACATCCTGCGCAGCGAAGTGGTGGATGAAGAAGATACGATTGACGATACCCGCGAGCGCATCGCCGTCTTTGACAGTCTGGTCAAGAAGCAGGTGCGTGATCGCATTCTGAATGAGGGCATCCGCCCCGATGGCCGGCGCACCGCGGAAATCCGCCCGATCAGTTGCGCGGTGGGTGTTCTGCCGCGCACG contains these protein-coding regions:
- a CDS encoding acyltransferase; its protein translation is MTPSNRRHDRLQIRPSPDERNTLQHLYSTVPFWRVVRNWLVIYTARYLPWLHVKRRLYQAVGVTIGEDVSVGLAAVFDVFFPEEITIGANSIIGYNTVILAHEYLQREWRKGPVVIGRNVVIGANCTILPGIIIGDGAVVSAMSLVNRDVSPGATVGGVPVRVLAEAESGERRAELC
- a CDS encoding DUF1405 domain-containing protein; its protein translation is MLNVNRPLRQLFDLLQRRDLAWTIISLNLIGFIVGTVYWYGPHFMVGKNGLGAPSPLLWVFIPDCPLFAFLFVLAYIGLRRHRDWNWFYAVTAIGLIKYGVWTVTFWLTYWNVGAPITLEGVIMTVAHLGMITQGIFLLTQFRAEMRHVLVALAWFVLSDFVDYGLGEYPFFYPSVPLWLMQWHTISMTWLLCAWVAFLAARKAPVLQASGSKS
- a CDS encoding HD domain-containing protein, which translates into the protein MNEPGASMTSAEALAQIVELLRARAYFTSQGLPVAAIEKAQEANKLAEQHGMLAQQANIYVHLAEDQAFLLGSYEAAAQNARHCLELSEQLLGDNKTKIATAYSVIGFCAAQEHHYVDSVWALREALDTLAEMQQRKPVDLSVHEQRTLLRAYINLANSFALVGEYLQARDLYLKGLELARAVGNQVALITLLENLGHYEILLGNYAQAEAYLIEGEELARTATHADWLERLSYFHQMRAEVCFRRSELREAWRYASQALDMHVRQLFHFDRSVVADVNALIGNIYLASGAYQTGLDCLQRAERIYHHRGMVAEADRVHLQLALGRMLLEGGSLLPTARPNLLSTEDERSFVLLSQVMDLLFDMYTVEEEVADHSDRVVRYALLLARQLNLPAAGIDALAYIGPLHDLGKMRVPPEILNKPGALTEDEFNLMKRHPEEGVEILLQAALGLSDEALALLRHHHERWDGRGYPAGLKGEAIPPVARALSVADSYDAMTMDRPYRKGMPHGEAMRRLAAASGSQFDPAVVAAWEALHEVPADFKYVASW
- the accC gene encoding acetyl-CoA carboxylase biotin carboxylase subunit, whose product is MFKKVLVANRGEIAVRILRACEERGLKTVAVYSDADRNALHVRFADEAYHIGPAPSRESYLRIDKLLEVAHKAGAEAIHPGYGFLSENADFAEACEAEGIAFIGPPAAAIRAMGDKVEARRSMVAAGVPVVPGTPHGLRDDEAPGAAAQIGFPLLIKAAAGGGGKGMRAVRRAEDLLSSLDAARREARNAFGNDTVYMEKLVENARHIEIQILADQHGNVIHLGERECSIQRRHQKLIEEAPSVAVNDELRTRMGAIAVRAAQAVKYVNAGTFEFLLDHDGHFYFLEMNTRLQVEHPVTEMVTGVDIVKEMIAIASGRKLRWKQEDIRPRGWAIECRVTAEDPFNNFMPSGGRVVTLSEPTGPGVRVESGIYEGFEVSLYYDPMIAKLIVWGETRPEAILRMRRALREYKIGGIKTSIPFHQQIMDSTRFMWGTFDTTFLEQRFALQSTEKPENKEIAAIIATLLLHESERRAISVRQSADAGTSIWKRASRWGGLRV
- a CDS encoding biotin/lipoyl-binding protein; the encoded protein is MKYIASVQSKDFLVEIDLDHHITVDGKPFDVDLKRIGTLPVFSLLLNKASHEVVAEELQGNTYRIMIGGEVLEVRVEDERWRRLNQARDLLAVQGGELQLKAPIPGLVVKVLVAEDEAVHAGQSLVILEAMKMENDLKAPRASIIGQVKVKPGDRVDQGQVLLTLHGEA
- the rpsO gene encoding 30S ribosomal protein S15 — protein: MSLSRENKSVVIQEYHTHETDTGSPEVQVALLTKRINSLVEHLKAHAHDENSRRGLLKLVGKRRRHLNYLNHINNDRYMALVGRLGLRK